From a single Streptomyces sp. 1331.2 genomic region:
- a CDS encoding trypsin-like serine peptidase has protein sequence MGQHRRKKSGPRRLLAPSLFTALSAVVVAAVVTGTHGLDLSDATAAGKAARSTRAAVAPGSGPTTAEPASPAPVVAPTPSEIPTAADTPTDSPAPTASAAPDTRRAALGTTAPAPAGDPETATVGALFTGSVGAGNHFCTASVLHSATGNLLLTAAHCLNSTDGVTFAPGYRDGSAPYGTWQVTAIHTTAGWSQKGDVDEDFAILETAPNNGRKVEDVVGGNRLGADEPFDATVRLYGYPADSETPNLCTNTTGRQGSYQRVIECPSYPGGTSGGPWISTATGDVVGAIGGYQQGGDTDDVSYSAYFDHTIATLYIQAEASAS, from the coding sequence ATGGGTCAGCACCGCCGCAAGAAGTCCGGCCCCCGCCGGCTGCTGGCCCCGTCACTGTTCACCGCGCTGTCCGCCGTCGTCGTGGCCGCCGTGGTCACCGGAACGCACGGGCTGGACCTGAGCGATGCGACGGCCGCCGGGAAGGCCGCCCGCAGCACCCGGGCCGCCGTCGCCCCCGGCTCGGGCCCGACCACGGCGGAACCGGCCTCGCCCGCCCCGGTGGTGGCCCCCACGCCGAGCGAGATCCCGACCGCGGCGGACACTCCGACCGACAGCCCGGCGCCGACAGCCTCCGCGGCCCCCGACACCCGCCGCGCGGCCCTCGGCACCACCGCGCCCGCTCCGGCCGGCGATCCCGAAACCGCCACCGTCGGCGCGCTGTTCACCGGCTCGGTGGGGGCGGGCAACCACTTCTGCACCGCCAGCGTGCTGCACAGCGCCACCGGCAACCTGCTGTTGACCGCCGCGCACTGCCTCAACAGCACCGACGGCGTCACCTTCGCCCCCGGCTACCGGGACGGCTCCGCCCCGTACGGCACCTGGCAGGTGACCGCGATCCACACCACCGCCGGCTGGTCCCAGAAGGGCGACGTGGACGAGGACTTCGCGATCCTGGAGACCGCCCCCAACAACGGCCGCAAGGTCGAGGACGTGGTCGGCGGCAACCGGCTGGGCGCCGACGAGCCCTTCGACGCCACCGTGCGCCTCTACGGCTACCCCGCCGACTCCGAGACGCCCAACCTCTGCACCAACACCACCGGCAGGCAGGGCTCGTACCAGCGGGTCATCGAGTGCCCCTCGTACCCGGGCGGGACCAGCGGCGGCCCCTGGATCAGCACCGCCACCGGCGACGTGGTCGGCGCCATCGGCGGCTACCAGCAGGGCGGGGACACCGACGACGTCTCCTACAGCGCCTACTTCGACCACACCATCGCGACGCTCTACATCCAGGCCGAGGCGT
- a CDS encoding MFS transporter has protein sequence MRLRDLSVPLRKARPVTSQPATGHEGADRRRWWALAVIAIAQLMIVLDITIVNIALPSAQKDLGISDADRQWMITAYTLAFGGLLLLGGRLGDLFGRKRVFTIGLLGFALASAVGGAAVTPAMLFGARALQGAFGALLAPSALGLLSTTFSNPRERSTAFGIFGAIAGSGAAIGFITGGVLTEYLNWRWCLFVNTPIAIATAFAARWVLARDHVAKGRRIKLDLPGAVLGCSGLLAIVFGTSEAVTRGWGDWLVLGSLALGVALLACFVLVEKHTDHALLPLHIVGERNRGGAALSVGLAMVGMFGLFLFLTYYLQVIKHFSPVMSGVSFLPMTAAIITSSTGFAARLMNRVPSRNLITPGLLLAAGGMAWLTQMKVDSPWAAMVLPAQLLLGFGMGLVFMPSMSLATLGVAPNEAGAASATINSAQQVGGSFGTALLNTIAASATATYLSTRLASDPGVQAQGAVHGYAVATWVAMGVLIVAALVAFVMIDHRPAPGEATAVEGGAEAAAVRAVDGRPSPRAAAMADVKANVRAGGEVRTEAGTEGRRPPAD, from the coding sequence ATGCGACTGCGTGACCTCTCCGTACCACTCCGGAAGGCTCGACCAGTGACCTCGCAACCCGCCACCGGTCATGAGGGCGCCGACCGCCGCCGCTGGTGGGCCCTGGCGGTCATCGCCATCGCCCAGCTCATGATCGTCCTCGACATCACCATCGTGAACATCGCTCTGCCGTCGGCCCAGAAGGACCTGGGGATCTCCGACGCCGACCGGCAGTGGATGATCACCGCCTACACGCTCGCCTTCGGCGGCCTGCTGCTGCTCGGCGGCCGTCTGGGCGACCTCTTCGGCCGAAAGCGCGTCTTCACCATCGGCCTCCTGGGCTTCGCCCTGGCCTCCGCCGTCGGCGGCGCGGCCGTCACCCCGGCCATGCTGTTCGGCGCCCGAGCCCTGCAGGGCGCGTTCGGCGCACTGCTCGCCCCCTCCGCGCTGGGGCTGCTCTCCACGACCTTCTCCAACCCCAGGGAACGCAGCACGGCCTTCGGCATCTTCGGCGCGATCGCCGGCAGCGGCGCCGCGATCGGCTTCATCACCGGCGGCGTGCTGACCGAGTACCTGAACTGGCGCTGGTGCCTGTTCGTCAACACCCCGATCGCGATCGCCACCGCCTTCGCCGCCCGCTGGGTACTGGCCCGCGACCACGTCGCCAAGGGCCGGCGGATCAAACTCGACCTGCCGGGCGCGGTGCTCGGCTGCTCCGGTCTGCTCGCCATCGTCTTCGGCACCTCCGAGGCCGTGACCAGGGGCTGGGGCGACTGGCTGGTGCTGGGATCACTGGCGCTCGGCGTCGCGCTGCTGGCCTGCTTCGTCCTGGTCGAGAAGCACACCGACCACGCGCTGCTGCCGCTGCACATCGTCGGCGAGCGCAACCGCGGCGGCGCCGCGCTCTCGGTCGGCCTGGCCATGGTCGGCATGTTCGGCCTGTTCCTGTTCCTGACCTACTACCTCCAGGTGATCAAGCACTTCTCGCCGGTGATGTCCGGCGTCTCGTTCCTGCCGATGACCGCCGCGATCATCACCAGTTCGACGGGCTTCGCGGCCCGGCTGATGAACCGGGTGCCCTCCCGCAACCTGATCACCCCGGGCCTGCTGCTCGCCGCGGGCGGCATGGCCTGGCTGACCCAGATGAAGGTGGACAGCCCGTGGGCCGCCATGGTGCTGCCGGCCCAGCTGCTGCTCGGCTTCGGCATGGGCCTGGTGTTCATGCCGTCGATGAGCCTGGCCACCCTGGGGGTCGCCCCGAACGAGGCGGGGGCCGCGTCCGCCACCATCAACTCGGCCCAGCAGGTGGGCGGTTCCTTCGGTACGGCGCTGCTGAACACCATCGCGGCCAGCGCCACCGCGACCTACCTGTCCACCCGGCTCGCCTCCGATCCGGGGGTACAGGCCCAGGGCGCGGTGCACGGCTACGCGGTCGCCACCTGGGTCGCGATGGGCGTGCTGATCGTCGCCGCACTGGTCGCCTTCGTGATGATCGACCACCGTCCGGCGCCCGGTGAGGCCACCGCCGTCGAGGGTGGCGCTGAGGCGGCCGCGGTACGGGCCGTGGACGGCCGACCGAGCCCGCGCGCGGCCGCCATGGCCGACGTCAAGGCCAACGTCCGGGCGGGCGGCGAAGTCCGTACGGAAGCGGGGACGGAGGGCCGCCGGCCACCGGCCGACTGA
- a CDS encoding DUF885 domain-containing protein — MVEELITTDGTTPRRIADGYVRALAELDPLTAVYLGLNPEDDRLPDLSPAGARAIAELGRRTLAQLDEAERAGAADDEAERRCARLLRERLTAELAVHDAGEHLRAVRNLASPVHDLRESFTLMATGTGAEWQIVGRRLAKVPVALEQYRQTLAEGIERGLLAGPRQVTTMVGQIAEWLEGEVPGGWFGQFVQDAPEDLRAELSGHAVAATAALAELREWLRDVYGPAAADTPDAVGRERYRRWVRYWSGADLDLDEAYAWGWAEFHDLLAQMRAEAEKVRPGADPMAAMAWLGTDGPAVEGAEGIREHLQGLMDQAIRDLQGTHFDLAEPVTRVESKIAPAGSAAAPYYTPPSLDFNRPGRTWLPLLGRERFPLWDLVSIWYHEGVPGHHLQLAQWNYVADRLSTYQVSLGGVSANLEGWALYAERLMDELGYLTDPGHRLGYLNAQMMRALRVIVDIGMHAGLDFPADSPYKPGEPVSPEHAREFFGQYCGLTDDFLDSELVRYLGMPGQAIGYKLGERAWLRGRAAAKAAHEARGEEFDLKAWHMAALSQGSLGLDDLVEELSAL; from the coding sequence ATGGTTGAAGAACTGATCACCACCGATGGCACCACCCCGCGCCGCATCGCCGACGGCTACGTCCGCGCGCTCGCCGAACTCGACCCGCTGACCGCGGTCTACCTCGGCCTGAACCCCGAGGACGACCGACTGCCCGACCTCTCCCCGGCCGGTGCCCGGGCGATCGCCGAGCTCGGCCGCCGCACCCTGGCACAGCTCGACGAGGCCGAGCGGGCCGGCGCCGCCGACGACGAGGCCGAGCGCCGCTGCGCCCGGCTGCTGCGCGAGCGGCTGACCGCCGAACTCGCCGTCCACGACGCGGGGGAGCACCTGCGCGCGGTGCGCAACCTGGCCTCCCCGGTGCACGACCTGCGGGAGTCCTTCACCCTGATGGCCACCGGCACCGGGGCAGAGTGGCAGATCGTCGGCCGCCGCCTGGCGAAGGTCCCGGTCGCGCTGGAGCAGTACCGGCAGACCCTGGCCGAGGGCATCGAGCGCGGCCTGCTGGCCGGCCCGCGCCAGGTGACCACGATGGTCGGGCAGATCGCCGAGTGGTTGGAAGGCGAGGTGCCGGGCGGCTGGTTCGGGCAGTTCGTCCAGGACGCGCCGGAGGACCTGCGCGCCGAGCTGTCCGGGCACGCGGTCGCGGCCACCGCGGCGCTGGCCGAGCTGCGCGAGTGGCTGCGCGACGTGTACGGCCCGGCCGCGGCCGACACCCCCGACGCGGTGGGCCGTGAGCGCTACCGCCGCTGGGTGCGCTACTGGTCCGGCGCCGACCTGGACCTGGACGAGGCGTACGCCTGGGGCTGGGCCGAGTTCCACGACCTGCTCGCCCAGATGCGGGCCGAGGCCGAGAAGGTCCGCCCGGGCGCCGACCCGATGGCGGCGATGGCCTGGCTGGGGACCGACGGCCCCGCCGTCGAGGGCGCCGAGGGCATCCGGGAGCACCTGCAGGGCCTGATGGACCAGGCGATCCGCGACCTCCAGGGCACCCACTTCGACCTGGCCGAGCCGGTCACCCGGGTCGAGTCGAAGATCGCCCCGGCCGGCAGCGCCGCCGCGCCGTACTACACCCCGCCGTCGCTGGACTTCAACCGTCCCGGGCGGACCTGGCTGCCGCTGCTGGGCCGGGAGCGCTTCCCGCTCTGGGACCTGGTCTCGATCTGGTACCACGAGGGCGTCCCGGGCCACCACCTCCAGCTCGCGCAGTGGAACTACGTCGCCGACCGGCTCTCCACCTACCAGGTGAGCCTCGGCGGGGTCAGCGCCAACCTGGAGGGCTGGGCGCTGTACGCGGAGCGCCTGATGGACGAGCTGGGTTACCTCACCGACCCGGGCCACCGCCTCGGCTACCTCAACGCGCAGATGATGCGGGCGCTGCGGGTCATCGTCGACATCGGCATGCACGCCGGCCTGGACTTCCCGGCGGACTCCCCGTACAAGCCGGGCGAGCCGGTCAGCCCGGAGCACGCCCGCGAGTTCTTCGGGCAGTACTGCGGTCTGACCGACGACTTCCTGGACAGCGAGCTGGTCCGCTACCTGGGCATGCCCGGCCAGGCGATCGGCTACAAGCTCGGCGAACGCGCCTGGCTGCGCGGCCGGGCGGCGGCAAAGGCGGCGCACGAGGCGCGCGGCGAGGAGTTCGACCTCAAGGCCTGGCACATGGCGGCGCTCTCGCAGGGCTCGCTGGGCCTGGACGACCTGGTCGAGGAGCTGTCGGCGCTCTGA
- a CDS encoding TetR/AcrR family transcriptional regulator yields the protein MEDRPTPAADQVPAPAVPDLRPRRTGYRRLPVQQRREQLIAVALELFASRPPEEVSLDDVAEAAGASRPLVYRYFAGGKQQLYEAALRTAAEELTGRFAVPLTGTPSEQLAAVLDGYFAFVAEHDAGYSALLRGGSVVETARTSAIVDDVRRAALRRTLRHLGVREAGPRLTLLVRSWIAVVEGASLSWLDEGRALPVSELRDWLVDQFTAMAAATALHDPQTAQVLAGLLALEGPDAPRAARLREVLEPR from the coding sequence ATGGAAGACCGCCCCACCCCGGCAGCCGACCAGGTGCCCGCCCCGGCCGTACCGGACCTGCGCCCGCGCCGCACCGGCTACCGGCGGCTGCCGGTCCAGCAGCGGCGCGAGCAGCTGATCGCGGTCGCCCTGGAGCTGTTCGCGTCCCGGCCGCCCGAGGAGGTGAGCCTGGACGACGTCGCCGAGGCCGCCGGGGCCTCCCGCCCGCTGGTCTACCGCTACTTCGCGGGCGGCAAGCAGCAGTTGTACGAGGCCGCGCTGCGCACCGCGGCCGAGGAGCTGACCGGCCGCTTCGCCGTCCCGCTGACCGGGACGCCGTCCGAGCAGCTGGCGGCCGTGCTGGACGGCTACTTCGCGTTCGTGGCCGAGCACGACGCGGGCTACTCGGCGCTGCTGCGCGGCGGTTCGGTGGTGGAGACGGCCCGCACCTCGGCGATCGTGGACGACGTCCGGCGGGCGGCGCTGCGCCGGACGCTGCGGCACCTGGGCGTGCGGGAGGCCGGGCCGCGGCTGACGCTGCTGGTGCGCTCGTGGATCGCGGTGGTCGAGGGCGCCTCGCTGAGCTGGCTGGACGAGGGGCGCGCGCTGCCCGTGAGCGAGCTGCGCGACTGGCTGGTGGACCAGTTCACCGCGATGGCGGCGGCGACGGCGCTGCACGATCCGCAGACGGCGCAGGTGCTGGCCGGGCTGCTCGCGCTGGAGGGCCCGGACGCGCCGCGGGCCGCGCGGCTGCGGGAGGTCCTGGAGCCGCGGTGA
- a CDS encoding fumarylacetoacetate hydrolase family protein, translated as MKLLRVGPEGAERPVVLGEDGTAYDLSGRARDLDGEFLAGLDPVALARDVAAGVLPVVDLAGQRVGAPVARPGKVVGIGLNYRDHAAEAGAAIPDEPVIFLKPSSTVVGPYDEVLVPRGGEKTDYEAELAVVIGRTARYLEGPEQAAAVIAGYTIANDVTERAFQFERGGQWDKGKSAETFTPLGPWLVTADEVADPQALSLRLWVNGEQRQHGSTAEMIFPVFELVRYASQFMVLEPGDVIVTGTPAGVTLGRPGTPYLVPGDVVEIEIDGLGRQRQVLGKA; from the coding sequence ATGAAGCTCCTGCGCGTCGGACCCGAGGGCGCCGAACGCCCGGTCGTCCTCGGCGAGGACGGCACCGCGTACGACCTCTCCGGGCGGGCCCGCGACCTCGACGGGGAGTTCCTGGCCGGGCTGGACCCGGTCGCGCTGGCCCGGGACGTGGCCGCCGGCGTCCTGCCGGTGGTGGACCTGGCCGGGCAGCGGGTGGGCGCGCCGGTGGCCCGCCCGGGCAAGGTGGTCGGCATCGGGCTCAACTACCGCGACCACGCGGCCGAGGCCGGGGCGGCGATCCCGGACGAGCCGGTGATCTTCCTCAAGCCGAGCAGCACCGTGGTCGGCCCGTACGACGAGGTGCTGGTGCCGCGCGGCGGCGAGAAGACCGACTACGAGGCCGAGCTGGCCGTGGTGATCGGCCGGACGGCCCGCTACCTGGAGGGGCCGGAGCAGGCCGCCGCGGTGATCGCCGGCTACACGATCGCCAACGACGTCACCGAGCGGGCCTTCCAGTTCGAGCGCGGCGGCCAGTGGGACAAGGGCAAGTCGGCGGAGACCTTCACCCCGCTCGGGCCCTGGCTGGTCACCGCCGACGAGGTGGCGGACCCGCAGGCCCTGTCGCTGCGGCTCTGGGTCAACGGCGAGCAGCGGCAGCACGGCAGCACCGCGGAGATGATCTTCCCGGTGTTCGAACTGGTCCGCTACGCCAGCCAGTTCATGGTGCTGGAGCCCGGCGACGTGATCGTCACCGGCACCCCGGCCGGGGTCACCCTGGGCCGCCCCGGCACGCCGTACCTCGTCCCGGGCGACGTGGTCGAGATCGAGATCGACGGCCTCGGCCGCCAGCGCCAGGTGCTCGGCAAGGCGTGA